From Rutidosis leptorrhynchoides isolate AG116_Rl617_1_P2 chromosome 3, CSIRO_AGI_Rlap_v1, whole genome shotgun sequence, a single genomic window includes:
- the LOC139897179 gene encoding uncharacterized protein codes for MVERAQLTAHFRLVIVDGKAYVEKFRKSIQTRDLFTLWGFQQLLRRYPGRIPDLELMFDCDDRPVINETRVRGRDGPPALFKYCSDHRSFDIVLPDWSFWGWPETNQKPWEIILNEIKEGNKRVKWENRAPYAYWKGNPNVSPVRIDLKKCNVNITNHVDWNTRLFYQDWVNESTHGFKGSNIKDQCTYRYKIYIEGWAWSVSEKYILACDSPTLYVTPRYHTFFVRGLEPLKHFWPIRDNDKCRSLKFAVEWGNNHTSKAQEMGEASSRFIQEDVKMDYVYDYMLHLLTEYAKLLKFKPFISPNATELCLESLACPADENWRNFMVESLVRQPTNTSPCTMPPPYDPSILKDIIDNRTRAINEVKMWEDEYWKNQNLN; via the exons ATGGTTGAAAGAGCACAATTAACAGCACATTTTCGCTTAGTAATTGTTGATGGAAAAGCATATGTAGAAAAATTTAGAAAGTCAATTCAGACACGCGATTTGTTCACGTTGTGGGGGTTTCAACAATTGTTAAGACGATACCCTGGTCGGATTCCTGATTTGGAACTTATGTTTGATTGCGATGATCGGCCTGTGATCAATGAAACACGCGTAAGGGGACGCGATGGACCTCCGGCATTGTTTAAGTATTGTTCTGATCACCGGAGCTTTGATATCGTCTTACCAGATTGGTCTTTTTGGGGATG GCCAGAAACAAATCAAAAGCCATGGGAGATTATATTAAATGAGATAAAAGAAGGAAACAAGAGAGTGAAATGGGAGAATAGAGCACCCTATGCTTATTGGAAGGGCAACCCTAATGTGTCTCCAGTTAGGATTGATCTTAAAAAGTGCAACGTAAACATCACTAATCATGTCGACTGGAATACTCGTTTATTTTATCAG GATTGGGTTAATGAGTCTACTCATGGATTCAAGGGTTCTAATATTAAAGATCAATGTACTTACAG GTATAAGATATACATAGAAGGATGGGCGTGGTCAGTAAGTGAAAAATACATATTGGCGTGTGATTCACCAACGTTATATGTCACCCCACGTTACCACACTTTCTTCGTTAGAGGGCTAGAGCCGCTCAAACACTTTTGGCCCATTCGAGACAATGACAAGTGTCGATCTCTTAAATTTGCCGTTGAGTGGGGAAACAATCACACTTCCAAA GCGCAAGAGATGGGTGAGGCGTCAAGCCGGTTCATTCAAGAGGATGTGAAAATGGATTACGTTTATGACTACATGTTACATCTTTTGACGGAATACGCTAAGCTTTTAAAGTTTAAACCTTTTATTAGTCCAAATGCAACGGAGTTGTGTTTAGAGTCGTTAGCGTGTCCTGCAGATGAAAACTGGAGGAATTTTATGGTGGAATCGCTTGTTCGACAACCTACTAATACGAGCCCGTGTACTATGCCTCCCCCTTATGATCCTTCAATTTTAAAAGATATTATAGATAACAGAACCAGAGCTATAAATGAAGTTAAAATGTGGGAAGATGAATATTGGAAGAATCAGAACTTGAATTGA